The bacterium genome window below encodes:
- a CDS encoding BamA/TamA family outer membrane protein: MCRRPRSPTPWLRRLVWALLALLGLVAVAVGVLWLALGSSSVRQKALARASQWAETKFGITFSARDVSLQLSPLHGSLSLEGVEVASVSAGPFLVAEDVRLVASPWSVLHGARRVSHFGVSGVVVDLAGVPPAWLETSDEEADGPPLTLPEVDILAIHGLSVRSLASVYEAEWLEAAQADELAIAGRLQDQRLELGLVEGRITIDTTFTQSLVLGLDGHAARTSDGVMILDGLELASPELALRLNARGSGFEDLSGDYELELDAGTVLRGQASAAKIRASGVFDSARKHATLKLAAPKQSLALVEDLVGPEVWSRYPLGDTSFDLEADLELDNGRSDGEVRWQARRAGVEVLSLEAQPRLSIDAGSLEMPFEAAVYPGRGGTRRLSGVVRASDVRQPAAAVIERGGWAVNVPDLESELSFLRVQWPELVSAELYSALRSGARGALAGDGTVNGRLVDPELQARLDWQPTSASLVEVSFAGFPAQGSGDSTVRLAGLPVDLFLDDVSGLVSGKASASRTGTSSPEIQFELTTSALSWTGEAVLDGASLKGRSRDGILEWEAEGRSPTHGPLVAAGTLSTELPIERGEARLQVLAGPAALSRLDLEARLEGGVLRVATREPAAVFGSSATVEAAVPLKTLAGSIPALADLIREDRVPGVGGPIVAEVEIEPGDWTGAVEDFTGHRLEAAAAGGSLEIALDPMKPALAEGRLTISGLEVATETGRWRAAEALAAHFGNGRVEIEPWRLVSELAQVELNGDLSLWPGWTPDQPLSRLLARGRGVVVAEAPAADHDLPGGLRSLNLPWRVDSGRLEIVDGRLIFAGADPADPEEQGRVEAALPLGGGEGGRVFDLHLEVPSRDWREVLGREGLAEEIDSLIAALEVELTGELDDPLGVSGYIVVPEFRARLGERISELEKPLTISIRDRRALLEEGVLKTAGELFSYRGSIDLAETWSAEEGWEAAIARLELLAHGRLDGAVLNPLLLGGVASGSVEVDVSLSGALENLEGRARVSGEIASVVYREPYLVRLSALDIDLGFSDGTVEVRRGHLKLNEGELDLSGVVLDGEGVTDLRLALRDANFRLDHGLIVKVDSDLRYRSPLPPEVISALAEASERDALVSGRIEVDRGYLTRRINLDVDFLTQLLAPIDLTSTTDDPLEAIELNLQVTTREGVRVKNNIADLLARWDPISVHGSLLRPVIEGVVEVEPGGLVHLYGQTVRLDSASISYPGDLGAEPRLDLETTTSLEDPSIGQLAGNDPFRGEDETDQPVVGLDDVTGDLALYYGEQLAQRLSESLGEIQVSIRPVLVFGEADPTTRLTVSRDFSANVALAASVDLRNAENQTYVMDVRELQRLPGLVGQTFTDDESAYGGSLFQKLEFGGARRLEDTGPRIRRIRVPKLAGVSKRSIKRNLGIAKGDRLAPGSAFAAEVELIEHLRRRGYPSASVRMIASLDEAGERVELDVELEAGPRIDFRFIGEKIPKALRGSVRDLYRVEAPEAETLGEIRAQTVRVLRSRGFLDPQVEVEIVHGESDSNRTIEVRGEGGVRIEPGPPVFMGLGPEDAEIVAQRFAGPVQRVELALGLPEADQRLVSTLVKLGYPDARIVRRWSEQEGKGLNVEVETGARRRIHSIALTGVDNDTERARLTEALAVTAESPARGDLLALSVLQLGEQLEEDGYGRARVSLATEELPGDPFRTAVIFDVVKGERESVGAVDFDGLRASRKSWAGRVTDLEAGDTLGPSTLNSARRNLLSTGVFSSVSSRVEGAEGAGELVVFEVEERERYELAYGARWRSEDGLSAVLDASNRNLLGRGATVAMRALYRDDDQSLRWLLRLPRARKNAGSFEIFASARSRVDAGIVEDILETTLQYSRPFGGHSTVRVYGRYRDTELSEENPDPFLPFEERIKRPLFGTQYIFDNRSSDPIHPLGTFVSVDLSGSDQSFGDFGFARVFSQLRHFRDLPQLAGRRLTWGQSLQLGAAEAFGELFLLPVDRFTAGGEYSVRGYGFESLGPEDERLFASESAVVVLNQELRWKALDRLSPVAFVDVGNVYQDLGDLGSALFASVGFGVRALTPVGLLRLDLAHALDRRSVDPEFKLYFGLGTSF; encoded by the coding sequence GTGTGTCGTCGACCGCGTTCCCCCACCCCTTGGCTACGACGCCTGGTATGGGCGCTTCTGGCCCTGCTGGGGCTCGTCGCCGTAGCGGTCGGGGTGCTCTGGCTGGCGTTGGGATCGTCTTCGGTACGGCAGAAGGCACTGGCCAGAGCGAGCCAGTGGGCGGAGACCAAGTTCGGGATCACCTTCAGCGCGCGCGACGTGTCCCTCCAACTCAGTCCCTTACACGGCTCGCTCAGCCTTGAGGGTGTCGAGGTAGCGAGCGTTTCGGCCGGGCCCTTTCTGGTCGCGGAGGACGTTCGGCTTGTGGCAAGCCCCTGGTCGGTTCTGCATGGCGCACGTCGAGTGAGCCACTTCGGAGTGTCTGGCGTGGTAGTGGATCTGGCCGGTGTCCCACCGGCGTGGCTGGAAACAAGCGACGAGGAGGCCGACGGTCCGCCACTGACGCTGCCTGAGGTGGATATCCTCGCTATTCACGGCCTGAGTGTCAGATCGCTCGCTTCGGTCTACGAGGCCGAGTGGCTGGAGGCAGCGCAAGCCGACGAATTGGCGATTGCTGGGCGGCTTCAAGACCAGCGCCTCGAGCTCGGTCTGGTGGAAGGTCGAATCACGATCGATACGACCTTCACGCAGTCACTCGTGCTCGGCCTGGACGGCCACGCGGCTCGCACGTCGGACGGAGTCATGATCTTGGATGGCTTGGAGCTCGCGTCCCCAGAGCTCGCCCTTCGTCTCAACGCGCGAGGCTCCGGGTTCGAGGATCTCTCGGGCGACTACGAATTGGAGCTCGATGCGGGCACAGTTCTTCGGGGCCAGGCTTCGGCCGCCAAGATCAGGGCGTCGGGTGTCTTCGATTCGGCACGAAAGCACGCCACTTTGAAGCTCGCGGCTCCGAAACAGAGCCTCGCTCTCGTCGAGGATCTCGTCGGTCCGGAGGTGTGGTCGCGCTACCCACTGGGCGATACGAGCTTCGATCTCGAGGCGGATCTCGAGCTCGACAACGGCAGGAGCGACGGTGAGGTGCGCTGGCAGGCGAGGCGAGCGGGAGTCGAGGTCTTGAGTCTGGAGGCGCAGCCCAGGCTCTCGATCGACGCGGGCTCTCTCGAGATGCCTTTCGAGGCTGCGGTCTATCCGGGCCGCGGAGGAACGCGCAGGTTGAGTGGAGTGGTCAGGGCCTCCGACGTGCGCCAGCCGGCTGCGGCGGTAATCGAACGAGGTGGGTGGGCTGTGAACGTCCCCGATCTCGAGTCCGAGCTCAGCTTCTTGCGAGTCCAGTGGCCGGAGCTTGTCTCGGCCGAGCTGTACAGCGCCCTCCGGAGTGGCGCCCGAGGCGCTCTGGCCGGCGACGGCACGGTCAACGGCCGACTCGTCGACCCTGAGCTGCAAGCCAGACTGGACTGGCAGCCGACATCGGCGTCGTTGGTGGAGGTGTCCTTCGCCGGATTCCCGGCTCAGGGTTCGGGAGACTCGACGGTTCGGCTGGCGGGACTGCCTGTGGATCTCTTCTTGGACGATGTTTCCGGACTGGTCAGCGGGAAGGCGTCGGCATCGCGTACGGGCACGAGCTCCCCGGAGATCCAGTTCGAGCTCACGACTTCTGCCCTTTCCTGGACCGGAGAGGCAGTCCTTGACGGCGCCAGCCTGAAGGGGCGATCGCGGGACGGGATCCTCGAGTGGGAAGCAGAGGGGAGATCGCCCACCCATGGACCCCTCGTGGCGGCCGGTACCCTCTCGACCGAGCTACCGATTGAAAGGGGAGAGGCACGGCTGCAGGTCCTCGCCGGTCCGGCCGCGCTTTCACGCCTCGATCTCGAGGCTCGGCTGGAAGGCGGCGTGCTCCGGGTCGCGACCCGAGAACCGGCCGCGGTCTTCGGCTCGAGCGCGACGGTGGAGGCGGCAGTGCCACTGAAGACCCTAGCCGGGTCGATTCCGGCGCTGGCGGACCTCATCCGCGAGGACCGGGTCCCTGGAGTCGGCGGTCCGATCGTCGCCGAGGTGGAGATCGAGCCCGGCGACTGGACGGGCGCGGTCGAGGACTTCACCGGGCACCGACTGGAAGCAGCGGCCGCCGGTGGCAGCCTGGAGATCGCGCTCGATCCGATGAAACCCGCGCTGGCAGAGGGCCGATTGACAATCTCAGGACTCGAGGTCGCCACCGAGACCGGTCGATGGCGGGCCGCGGAGGCTCTGGCGGCCCACTTCGGCAACGGTAGGGTCGAGATCGAGCCCTGGCGCCTCGTGAGCGAGCTGGCGCAAGTCGAGCTGAACGGCGATCTCTCACTCTGGCCCGGCTGGACCCCTGACCAGCCTCTGTCGCGCTTGCTCGCGCGGGGCCGCGGTGTTGTCGTCGCCGAGGCGCCGGCCGCTGACCACGACCTTCCCGGTGGTCTGCGGTCGCTCAACCTGCCGTGGCGGGTGGACAGCGGCCGGCTGGAGATCGTCGACGGGCGGTTGATCTTCGCGGGCGCCGATCCGGCCGATCCGGAAGAGCAGGGCAGGGTCGAGGCCGCGTTGCCGCTCGGAGGCGGGGAGGGTGGCCGAGTTTTCGACCTTCATCTCGAGGTGCCTTCTCGCGACTGGCGTGAAGTGCTTGGCCGGGAAGGGCTGGCGGAGGAAATCGACTCGTTGATCGCGGCACTCGAGGTCGAGCTGACCGGCGAGCTCGACGATCCCCTGGGCGTCAGCGGGTACATCGTCGTTCCCGAGTTTCGAGCGCGACTGGGTGAAAGGATCTCCGAGCTCGAGAAGCCACTGACGATTTCGATCCGAGACCGACGCGCCTTGCTCGAAGAGGGTGTCTTGAAAACTGCGGGAGAGTTGTTCAGTTACCGCGGAAGCATCGATCTTGCGGAGACCTGGTCGGCCGAGGAGGGCTGGGAGGCTGCGATAGCCCGGCTCGAGCTCCTGGCGCACGGGCGGCTCGACGGCGCGGTGTTGAACCCTCTGCTCCTGGGCGGAGTCGCCTCGGGCTCGGTCGAAGTCGACGTCTCGCTGTCGGGGGCCCTCGAGAATCTCGAGGGGCGGGCGCGAGTAAGCGGCGAGATAGCCTCAGTTGTCTATCGCGAACCCTATCTGGTCAGGCTGTCGGCGCTCGATATCGACCTCGGTTTCAGCGACGGCACGGTCGAGGTGCGCCGAGGGCATCTGAAGCTCAACGAGGGCGAGCTGGACCTTTCGGGAGTCGTCCTGGATGGAGAGGGAGTCACGGATCTGCGTTTGGCACTGCGAGACGCGAACTTTCGCCTGGACCACGGGCTGATTGTCAAGGTCGACAGTGATTTACGCTACCGATCGCCCCTGCCTCCGGAGGTGATCTCCGCCCTGGCCGAGGCGTCCGAACGCGACGCGTTGGTGTCGGGCCGGATCGAGGTGGATCGAGGCTATCTGACCCGACGCATCAACCTGGACGTCGATTTTCTGACCCAGCTGCTGGCGCCGATCGACCTGACCTCGACCACCGACGATCCACTCGAGGCGATCGAGCTGAACCTCCAGGTAACCACCCGGGAAGGCGTTCGGGTAAAGAACAATATCGCCGATCTCCTGGCCAGGTGGGACCCGATCTCGGTTCACGGCAGTCTTCTGCGGCCGGTGATCGAGGGGGTCGTCGAGGTCGAGCCGGGTGGCCTGGTCCACCTCTACGGGCAGACGGTTCGGCTCGACAGCGCGTCGATCTCCTACCCGGGCGATCTGGGCGCCGAGCCCAGGTTGGATCTGGAGACCACGACGTCCTTGGAGGACCCGTCGATCGGCCAGCTGGCCGGCAACGACCCCTTTCGAGGCGAGGATGAGACCGACCAGCCGGTCGTCGGCCTGGACGACGTCACCGGCGATCTGGCTCTTTACTACGGCGAGCAGCTTGCTCAACGGTTGAGTGAGTCGCTTGGCGAGATCCAGGTCTCGATACGGCCGGTGCTCGTTTTCGGCGAGGCGGATCCGACCACGCGCCTGACGGTGAGCCGGGACTTCTCCGCCAACGTGGCACTCGCAGCCTCGGTGGACCTGCGCAATGCCGAGAACCAGACCTATGTAATGGACGTCCGCGAGCTGCAGCGCCTGCCGGGACTCGTCGGACAGACATTCACCGACGACGAATCCGCCTACGGCGGCTCCCTCTTTCAGAAGCTGGAGTTCGGAGGGGCGCGGCGGCTCGAGGACACGGGTCCGCGGATTCGCCGGATTCGAGTCCCGAAGCTGGCAGGTGTTTCGAAACGAAGCATCAAGAGGAACCTGGGAATCGCGAAGGGCGACCGCCTGGCTCCCGGGTCGGCGTTCGCCGCCGAGGTCGAGTTGATCGAGCACCTACGGCGGCGCGGCTACCCGAGCGCCTCGGTGCGCATGATCGCTTCCCTCGATGAAGCCGGCGAGCGAGTCGAGTTGGACGTCGAGCTGGAGGCGGGACCCAGGATCGATTTCCGCTTCATCGGTGAGAAGATCCCGAAGGCACTGCGCGGATCCGTTCGAGACCTCTACCGGGTTGAAGCACCCGAAGCCGAGACGCTGGGCGAAATCCGGGCACAAACCGTTCGTGTGTTGCGCAGCCGGGGATTTCTGGATCCCCAGGTCGAGGTCGAGATCGTCCACGGAGAGTCCGACAGCAATCGGACGATCGAGGTGCGGGGTGAGGGCGGCGTGCGCATCGAGCCCGGGCCTCCGGTGTTCATGGGGCTGGGGCCGGAAGACGCCGAGATCGTCGCCCAGCGGTTCGCGGGACCCGTGCAGCGGGTCGAGCTGGCGCTGGGGCTGCCCGAGGCGGACCAGCGCCTGGTGAGCACTCTGGTCAAGCTCGGTTATCCGGACGCTCGAATCGTCCGGCGATGGTCCGAGCAGGAGGGCAAGGGCCTAAACGTCGAAGTCGAGACCGGAGCGCGCCGGCGAATTCACTCGATCGCACTGACCGGTGTCGACAACGATACGGAGCGAGCCAGACTGACCGAAGCGTTGGCGGTCACGGCGGAGAGCCCGGCGCGCGGCGATCTTCTGGCGCTTTCGGTGCTGCAGCTCGGCGAACAGCTCGAGGAGGACGGCTATGGGCGCGCGCGCGTTTCGCTCGCGACGGAGGAACTTCCCGGAGATCCCTTCAGAACTGCCGTGATCTTCGACGTAGTCAAGGGAGAGCGCGAGTCGGTGGGCGCGGTCGATTTCGACGGATTGCGGGCGAGCCGCAAGTCCTGGGCGGGGCGAGTCACCGACCTCGAAGCCGGGGACACGCTGGGGCCCAGCACTTTGAATTCGGCTCGGCGCAATCTTCTGAGTACGGGAGTGTTCTCGTCGGTGTCGTCTCGGGTCGAAGGCGCCGAGGGTGCCGGCGAGCTCGTCGTTTTCGAGGTGGAGGAGCGCGAGCGCTACGAGCTCGCCTACGGTGCCCGCTGGCGAAGTGAAGACGGCTTGAGCGCGGTTCTCGACGCGTCCAACCGAAATCTCCTCGGTCGAGGCGCCACGGTTGCCATGAGGGCGCTCTACCGGGATGACGACCAGAGCTTGCGTTGGCTACTCCGGCTGCCACGCGCCAGGAAGAATGCCGGCAGCTTCGAGATATTCGCGTCGGCTCGAAGCCGGGTGGACGCGGGCATTGTCGAAGACATTCTCGAGACCACGCTTCAGTATTCGCGGCCCTTTGGCGGGCACTCCACGGTACGTGTCTACGGTCGCTACCGTGACACCGAGCTTTCCGAAGAGAACCCGGATCCTTTCCTCCCGTTCGAGGAGAGAATCAAGCGGCCGCTCTTCGGGACGCAGTACATTTTCGACAATCGGAGCTCGGATCCGATTCATCCTCTGGGAACGTTCGTCAGTGTCGATCTTTCCGGCAGCGATCAGTCGTTTGGCGACTTCGGCTTCGCCCGCGTGTTCTCTCAGCTACGTCATTTTCGTGATCTGCCGCAGCTCGCGGGCAGGCGGCTCACTTGGGGACAATCACTCCAGCTCGGCGCCGCCGAAGCGTTTGGGGAACTGTTTCTGCTCCCGGTGGACCGCTTCACCGCAGGCGGTGAGTACTCGGTCCGAGGCTATGGCTTCGAGTCGCTGGGGCCGGAGGACGAGCGGCTTTTCGCGAGCGAATCCGCCGTTGTTGTCCTCAATCAAGAACTGAGATGGAAGGCGTTGGACCGGCTGTCGCCGGTGGCCTTCGTGGATGTCGGCAACGTCTATCAGGATCTGGGCGATCTGGGCTCGGCCCTCTTCGCGTCGGTTGGTTTCGGGGTGCGCGCCCTTACGCCGGTCGGCCTTCTGCGCCTGGACCTCGCGCACGCGCTAGATCGCCGGAGCGTGGATCCCGAGTTCAAGCTCTATTTTGGTCTCGGTACCTCCTTCTAG